The following coding sequences are from one Salvia hispanica cultivar TCC Black 2014 chromosome 3, UniMelb_Shisp_WGS_1.0, whole genome shotgun sequence window:
- the LOC125210863 gene encoding root phototropism protein 3-like — protein MWESGDYDTGSPISTAKNGLHTDGFHQRGHSWFVSTDIPSDFLVQIGDITFHLHKFPLLSRCAKMNRIIYESRDGEINKLCLDDLPGGADAFELAAKFCYGVAVNLTATNISGLRCAAEYLEMTEDLEEGNLIFKTEAFLSYVVLSSWRDSIVVLQSCENLSPWAENLQIVRRCSESIAWKACANPKGIRWQYTGKPRSSSNESSPSSNAAWKGGASGLHVIVAGNHEFPTTVQAKDQRMIVESLISIIPQQRDCVSCSFLLRLLRMANMLKVAPALVTELEKRVGMQFEHATLSDLLIPCFNTKETIYDVDLVQRLLEHFLVQEQSEGSSPTRHPSSDLKMYDSSSQRGSHLNAKMRVARLVDSYLTEVARDRNLSLTKFQVLAEALPESARTCDDGLYRAVDSYLKAHPTLTEHERKRLCRVMECQKLSMDACMHAAQNERLPLRVVVQVLFSEQMKISNALALKEGGESQYQPMVPNRKTLLEGTPQSFQEGWTTAKKDINTLKFEVESVKAKYSELQNEMEALQRELNRLAKPKQTSAWTSGWKKLSKFTKTTEANDNGSQVATADQTRKTPRRWRNSIS, from the exons ATGTGGGAATCCGGCGATTATGACACCGGATCACCTATCTCGACCGCCAAAAACGGCCTTCACACCGATGGCTTCCACCAAAGAGGCCACTCTTG GTTTGTTTCCACCGATATCCCCAGCGATTTCTTGGTTCAGATTGGCGACATCACCTTCCATTTACACAAG TTTCCTCTCCTCTCGCGATGCGCGAAGATGAACAGAATCATATACGAATCCCGCGACGGCGAGATAAACAAGTTATGCCTCGACGATCTCCCCGGCGGCGCCGACGCATTCGAGCTGGCGGCGAAGTTCTGCTACGGCGTCGCCGTCAATCTCACAGCGACCAACATCTCCGGCCTTCGTTGCGCCGCGGAGTATCTTGAGATGACGGAGGATTTGGAGGAAGGGAATCTGATATTCAAAACCGAAGCCTTTTTAAGCTACGTTGTCTTATCCTCGTGGAGAGATTCCATCGTTGTTCTACAAAGCTGCGAGAATCTTTCGCCGTGGGCGGAGAATCTCCAGATTGTGCGGAGGTGTAGTGAGTCTATTGCGTGGAAAGCGTGCGCGAATCCCAAGGGGATTCGGTGGCAGTACACCGGAAAGCCGAGATCGTCCTCGAACGAGTCCAGCCCTAGCAGCAACGCCGCCTGGAAGGGCGGCGCCAGCGGCTTACACGTGATCGTGGCTGGGAACCATGAGTTCCCGACCACGGTCCAAGCTAAGGATCAGAGGATGATCGTGGAAAGCCTAATCAGCATTATACCTCAGCAGAGAGACTGCGTTTCCTGCAGTTTCCTGCTGAGGCTGCTGAGGATGGCCAACATGCTCAAAGTCGCTCCGGCTCTGGTGACGGAGCTGGAGAAGCGTGTCGGGATGCAGTTCGAACATGCGACCTTGTCGGATCTTCTCATCCCTTGTTTCAACACGAAAGAGACTATCTACGATGTCGATCTCGTTCAGAGGCTCCTCGAGCATTTTCTAGTGCAAGAGCAATCGGAGGGTTCGAGTCCGACGAGGCATCCCTCATCGGACTTGAAGATGTATGACAGCAGCTCCCAGAGAGGGAGCCATCTGAATGCCAAGATGAGGGTTGCCAGACTGGTCGACAGTTATCTGACGGAAGTGGCCAGGGACAGAAACTTGTCCCTGACCAAATTCCAGGTTCTTGCTGAGGCACTGCCTGAATCAGCAAGAACCTGTGATGATGGACTCTACAGAGCAGTTGACTCTTATCTTAAG GCACATCCAACGCTGACCGAGCACGAGAGGAAGAGGTTGTGCCGCGTGATGGAGTGCCAGAAGCTATCCATGGACGCATGTATGCACGCTGCGCAGAACGAGCGCCTCCCTCTCAGGGTGGTGGTGCAGGTCCTCTTCTCCGAGCAGATGAAGATAAGCAACGCGCTCGCGCTCAAGGAAGGTGGGGAGTCGCAGTACCAGCCCATGGTGCCGAACCGGAAGACACTGCTAGAGGGGACCCCGCAATCGTTCCAAGAAGGATGGACAACGGCGAAGAAGGACATCAATACTCTCAAATTCGAGGTGGAGAGTGTTAAGGCTAAGTATTCGGAGCTTCAGAACGAGATGGAGGCATTGCAGCGCGAGCTCAACAGGTTGGCGAAGCCCAAGCAGACGTCGGCGTGGACCTCGGGTTGGAAGAAACTCAGCAAGTTTACTAAGACGACAGAAGCCAATGACAATGGATCACAAGTTGCAACTGCTGATCAAACTAGAAAGACTCCTAGAAGGTGGAGAAATTCCATTTCTTGA